A section of the Acanthochromis polyacanthus isolate Apoly-LR-REF ecotype Palm Island chromosome 13, KAUST_Apoly_ChrSc, whole genome shotgun sequence genome encodes:
- the efhd1 gene encoding EF-hand domain-containing protein D1 isoform X3, which yields MPKQVLTDRHLYNVNMSEIRCGFLKTQVSSPGRRQWWLPLATQLECLSAEVNQALIIISPEVIAVFRDQSRRYGVFDSHSRDSRGLPSHSGKAIVMTFAELSDLANHLHTLFRDRGDSASYEFVPVSFQTDSPSEHPQQSPETEVQDEVSEPALLALQADSGTAVKIEEDIKGSSAVPQAVKLSKLDKDRRRKAKRRACDKKELKEKLGKKTGERIRYASCAEFRRQKIQAHSKCVQKNREQRLLSSKKYYAKFNVKMRDSVKNKYMTDYAFRSRKQNYVVKRYRMDPAFQNRQKKYLVKRYSTDPAFRNRQKNYVVKRYSTDPAFRNRQKKYVVQRYRKDPEFRLHHNQRCSLLRRRRLAANPDMRQKLQRALSIRRKYRQLGTSCQPVLTSVMAVAIAAFRETISHGPTYVCTVCHRTMFPNQVKSCKRVKYSTNIDVAQACLTGTYVHVCDAECSSPCSMPPERLQEWICHNCDSHLSRGRMPTHAVANNLELAPIPPELAQLNVLERQLIAKILPFAKIIALPKGQQRAVHGAVVCVPSEVESVVNSLPRPLPEAQLLQVKLKRHIRFKGYQHFYTVNMMNVLVALEKLREQHSEYSDVTIDEEATFQNLLHDSDNECTDDAQWGEDGMLDKELLEAADSYTEPVLADFVSAAGTSRPEDDQTRNTDMPSPSTELENRSNDVTTETLLEESADDIDSQHDSMDAAQWGEDILDQELLQVSDSYQTNLAADIPTEQQEELRPGLALDTCMQPPDIAQEILSYGDGIFSVAPAQGNKPVGFFAIPKLEAMAFPVQFPTGENTLDEDRPIKLSPSRYFNARLFGADTRFAEDQTYLFFAQFVTETNLARGSMSIQMRKGKMRTKDGRAIKNSMLQDKEEVERLIQAKEAMRFMQPLRGTPAYWNKSLRDLHAMLRQLGKPTFFLTFSAAEMRWPEIIGVIKSQQGQTLGDFSELDWKAKCDILRSNPVTVMRMFEKRVDALMAKLILSPARPIGEVEDYFYRVEFQARGSPHIHMLVWVKDAPVYGEDLDHTVCRFIDRHISCQMPDPEKDPELHKIVSEVQVHSRSHTGSCRKGNVVCRYGFPKLPFDITWITEPFAADVETEDGQDQEEVMKQRREQIRRQQRDAKEKLRHLRELLMDPKASFESLSDLLRRCDLEHDAYMKCAENLTSGSVVMLKRQPKECWVNAYNPDLLRAWNANMDIQYVLDEYCCAMYMMSYITKPEHEMTEFLNSVVKTSRESAFNQCEEMRKIMQAYAKHREVSAQEAVARTCSLPLKKCSRSVIFLSTDEEAMKMSLPMSRLKDMAPDSEEVWMLGVPEKYLFRPKTPEFQGMCLAEFASDYRVVYGEQAQGPSAIALLCDKGHIAKRTAGKPAVIRYARFSETKAPEKHFRRLLKLYLPHRSDDELNDGGRTSYEEFYKSRHDVKDIVEHNRKRFEGRGAGMDKALQNVQFGPVLNAWNTFAPEVEAERQECLELREKIPEEQDEDAVPDFEDLNVGEPLPRIEAPRLSPDFVRKMFQSLNETQACVFYAVRQWCLRRVWGQDPEPFHYFVSGGAGCGKSHVIKCIHEEATRILRQLPRFRDAADMSQPTVLLTAFTGTAAFNIAGKTLHSVLKLPRSLEPPYQGLGNALDELRATLSSVEILIIDEISMVSKKLFAYVNWRFQQLKGNRRPFGGISVLAVGDFYQLPPLGRAKPLCVYEETEFDLWRERFTMVNLTEIMRQKDDRAFAELLNRLRIKRKQDPLCAADRGLLMRAVSDGKDCPPGTLHVFATNKQVDSHNAATVASLLKGDVKIAAEDYRKDVATGRKVPVPNIKGTKRDLPDSIMAAEGARVMLIRNLNVEDGLVNGTFGTISTILPDRRDPKVVSFLGLKLDNTTAGQTLRKKLLGPSDDLVYVERSEESIGRKGGVVRRQFPVKLAFACTAHKVQGMTVTSAVVSLKRMFQPGMAYVALSRTTSLQGLTITDFDETKIYADPAITTALEDMRSASFQSVTPLLHRFNRTERPDAEVTIVHHNTQGLPSHMVDLKLHHELRLADVLCLTETHLSGSSVSSSFDLEGYTVFHRSRQACYTTCRDMASKAGGGVAVYCRSALMAEAPSCMGRVTDLECLVVKVEVPVKVLIATVYRPPDFGLQKFLPNLNALLDTLELLDHHPIVVCGDFNEDLLSRGKKSIRDALLSRGYNQLITESTTDKNTVIDHIYISQPEKCVQSGVLQTYYSYHSPVYCILTG from the exons ATGCCAAAACAAgtcctcacagacagacatttgTATAATGTCAACATGTCTGAGATCAGgtgtggctttttaaaaactcaagtCTCAAGCCCTGGAAGACGGCAGTGGTGGCTTCCGCTTGCCACCCAGCTGGAGTGTCTTTCAGCAGAGGTTAATCAGGCTTTAATCATCATTTCACCCGAGGTTATTGCTGTTTTCCGTGATCAGTCCAGGAGGTATGGAGTGTTTGATTCCCACTCCAGAGACTCAAGAGGATTACCCTCTCATTCCGGGAAGGCGATCGTCATGACTTTTGCGGAACTCAGTGACCTGGCTAACCACCTGCACACACTATTTAGAGACCGTGGAGACTCTGCAAGTTATGAGTTTGTCCCGGTTTCTTTTCAGACTGACAGCCCCAGTGAACATCCTCAACAATCCCCAGAGACTGAGGTTCAAGATGAAGTGTCTGAACCTGCACTCCTCGCATTGCAGGCAGACAGTGGGACGGCTGTCAAAATTGAGGAGGACATTAAAGGTTCCTCAGCTGTCCCACAAGCAGTAAAGCTCTCTAAATTGGACAAAGATCGGAGGCGAAAAGCCAAGAGGAGAgcatgtgacaaaaaggaactgaaagaaaaacttgGGAAAAAAACTGGTGAGAGAATCAGGTATGCCAGCTGTGCCGAATTTCGCAGGCAGAAAATTCAGGCACACAGTAAGTGTGTGCAAAAGAACCGTGAACAACGGCTCTTGTCTTCCAAAAAATACTATGCGAAATTCAATGTCAAAATGCGAGACAGcgtaaaaaacaaatacatgacCGATTATGCTTTTCGGAGCAGGAAACAAAATTATGTTGTCAAGAGGTACAGAATGGATCCAGCCTTTCAGAACAGGCAGAAAAAATATCTTGTCAAGAGGTACAGCACGGATCCAGCCTTTCGGAACAGgcaaaaaaattatgttgtcaagAG GTACAGCACGGATCCAGCCTTTcggaacagacagaaaaagtaTGTTGTCCAGAGGTACAGGAAGGATCCAGAGTTCAGGCTACATCATAATCAACGCTGTAGCCTGCTCAGAAGACGCAGGTTGGCTGCCAATCCTGACATGCGTCAGAAGTTGCAGAGAGCACTGAGCATCAGGCGGAAATACCGACAGCTCGGAACCTCTTGCCAGCCAGTGCTCACTTCAGTGATGGCAGTGGCAATAGCAGCATTCCGTGAGACCATCAGCCATGGACCAACATACGTCTGTACCGTCTGCCACAGGACTATGTTTCCAAATCAAGTCAAGTCATGCAAGAGAGTTAAATACTCCACCAACATCGACGTGGCACAGGCTTGCTTGACTGGAACatatgtgcatgtctgtgatGCTGAGTGCTCCTCCCCTTGCTCAATGCCACCAGAGAGACTGCAGGAGTGGATCTGCCACAACTGTGACAGCCACCTCAGCCGTGGGAGGATGCCAACACATGCAGTAGCGAACAATTTAGAGTTGGCACCCATTCCCCCGGAGTTGGCCCAACTCAACGTGCTGGAGAGACAGCTCATTGCAAAAATCCTCCCGTTTGCGAAGATCATCGCATTACCGAAAGGACAGCAGCGAGCAGTCCATGGAGCTGTTGTGTGCGTTCCATCGGAAGTGGAAAGCGTTGTCAACAGTCTTCCACGTCCCCTCCCAGAAGCACAGCTACTGCAGGTGAAATTAAAGCGTCACATTCGATTCAAAGGTTACCAGCACTTTTACACTGTCAACATGATGAATGTGCTGGTAGCCCTGGAAAAACTCAGAGAGCAGCACTCTGAGTATTCCGATGTGACCATTGATGAAGAGGCCACGTTTCAAAATCTCCTCCACGACTCAGACAACGAGTGCACGGATGATGCGCAGTGGGGAGAAGACGGCATGCTCGAcaaggagctgctggaggcggCTGATAGCTACACTGAGCCAGTCTTGGCCGATTTTGTGTCAGCCGCAGGAACGAGTCGGCCAGAAGACGACCAAACACGCAATACTGACATGCCATCACCAAGCACTGAGCTGGAAAACCGGTCCAATGATGTCACGACAGAAACCCTCTTGGAGGAGTCTGCTGATGACATAGACTCTCAGCACGACAGCATGGATGCTGCCCAGTGGGGAGAAGACATCTTGGACCAAGAGCTGCTACAAGTGTCTGACAGCTACCAGACCAATTTAGCTGCAGACATACCCACCGAACAGCAGGAGGAGCTAAGACCTGGACTTGCTCTGGACACCTGCATGCAGCCACCAGACATTGCGCAGGAAATACTTTCCTATGGAGATGGCATTTTCAGCGTTGCCCCCGCCCAAGGCAACAAACCTGTGGGATTTTTTGCAATCCCCAAACTGGAAGCCATGGCGTTCCCTGTGCAGTTTCCCACAGGAGAGAACACGCTGGATGAAGACCGTCCCATCAAACTTTCACCCAGCAGATACTTTAACGCCAGGCTTTTCGGGGCAGACACGCGGTTTGCCGAGGACCAGACTTACCTTTTCTTTGCGCAGTTTGTAACGGAGACGAACCTCGCGAGAGGAAGTATGTCGATACAAATGCGCAAAGGAAAGATGCGCACAAAAGACGGGCGTGCCATCAAAAACTCCATGCTCCAGGAcaaagaggaggtggagagatTAATTCAGGCCAAAGAGGCCATGCGATTTATGCAGCCTCTGAGAGGCACGCCCGCATATTGGAATAAAAGCCTGAGAGATTTGCATGCTATGCTCAGGCAACTCGGCAAACCGACgttctttttgactttttcgGCAGCTGAGATGAGATGGCCTGAAATAATTGGGGTCATCAAATCTCAGCAAGGACAAACACTTGGTGACTTTTCCGAACTGGACTGGAAAGCCAAGTGTGACATTTTGCGCAGTAACCCTGTCACCGTAATGCGCATGTTTGAAAAACGTGTGGATGCCCTTATGGCAAAGTTGATCCTCTCACCAGCGCGGCCGATCGGCGAGGTGGAGGATTATTTTTACCGCGTTGAATTTCAGGCCCGCGGAAGcccacacattcacatgctAGTGTGGGTCAAAGACGCCCCTGTGTACGGCGAGGACTTGGACCACACCGTATGCAGGTTCATTGACCGCCACATTTCCTGCCAGATGCCTGACCCCGAGAAGGACCCGGAGCTCCACAAAATCGTCTCGGAGGTTCAGGTACACAGCAGGAGCCACACCGGCTCTTGCCGAAAGGGAAACGTGGTGTGTCGTTATGGCTTCCCCAAGCTGCCGTTTGATATCACCTGGATCACGGAGCCCTTTGCTGCCGATGTGGAAACGGAAGATGGTCAAGACCAGGAAGAGGTGATGAAGCAACGGAGGGAGCAGATCCGTCGGCAGCAAAGGGACGCAAAGGAAAAGCTTCGGCACCTGAGAGAGCTCCTCATGGATCCGAAGGCCTCCTTTGAGAGCTTGTCAGATCTCCTCCGTCGATGCGACTTGGAACACGACGCCTATATGAAGTGTGCCGAAAATCTGACAAGCGGGAGCGTGGTCATGCTGAAGCGGCAGCCGAAGGAGTGTTGGGTTAACGCGTATAACCCAGACCTTCTCCGCGCTTGGAACGCAAACATGGACATCCAGTACGTCCTGGACGAGTACTGCTGTGCCATGTACATGATGTCGTACATCACCAAGCCGGAGCACGAGATGACCGAGTTCCTGAACTCGGTCGTGAAGACCAGCAGAGAGTCTGCCTTCAACCAATGTGAGGAAATGAGAAAGATCATGCAGGCCTATGCGAAGCACCGAGAGGTCAGCGCCCAGGAGGCAGTGGCTCGTACGTGCAGCTTGCCCCTGAAAAAGTGCTCGCGGTCTGTGATTTTCCTCTCGACGGACGAGGAAGCCATGAAGATGAGTCTTCCTATGAGTCGCCTGAAGGACATGGCACCTGACTCTGAAGAGGTCTGGATGTTGGGGGTACCTGAGAAGTACCTGTTCAGACCAAAGACTCCTGAGTTTCAGGGCATGTGCCTGGCCGAATTTGCATCAGACTATCGGGTAGTCTACGGCGAACAAGCACAGGGCCCCAGTGCCATTGCCCTTTTGTGTGACAAAGGACATATTGCCAAGAGGACAGCCGGAAAACCAGCAGTCATTCGATATGCGCGCTTCTCTGAGACCAAGGCGccagaaaaacatttcagacgacTGCTAAAGCTGTACCTCCCCCACCGATCTGACGACGAACTCAACGACGGGGGTCGCACCTCGTACGAAGAGTTCTACAAATCCCGACACGACGTCAAGGACATCGTTGAGCACAACAGGAAGCGATTCGAGGGACGAGGCGCAGGCATGGATAAGGCACTCCAGAACGTCCAGTTCGGTCCGGTCCTCAACGCTTGGAACACGTTCGCACCCGAGGTTGAGGCGGAACGGCAGGAGTGTCTTGAGCTCCGTGAAAAGATCCCAGAGGAGCAGGACGAAGACGCCGTGCCCGACTTTGAAGACCTGAATGTCGGTGAACCCCTTCCCCGAATCGAGGCGCCTCGGTTAAGTCCAGACTTTGTCCGCAAGATGTTTCAGAGTCTGAACGAGACCCAGGCGTGCGTCTTCTACGCTGTGCGCCAGTGGTGCCTTCGGCGTGTGTGGGGCCAAGATCCAGAACCGTTCCACTACTTTGTCTCTGGTGGAGCTGGTTGCGGTAAGTCCCACGTCATCAAGTGCATTCATGAGGAAGCAACGAGGATTCTGCGGCAGCTCCCGAGATTCCGGGACGCAGCTGACATGTCCCAGCCCACTGTCCTTCTGACTGCCTTCACGGGCACAGCAGCCTTTAACATCGCGGGCAAAACGTTGCACTCTGTCCTTAAGCTTCCCAGGTCCCTGGAACCGCCGTACCAGGGCCTGGGCAATGCACTTGATGAACTTAGAGCAACTTTGTCTTCGGTGGAAATTCTCATCATCGATGAGATTTCCATGGTTTCCAAGAAGCTGTTTGCCTACGTCAACTGGCGATTCCAGCAGCTCAAAGGAAACCGAAGACCTTTTGGCGGCATTTCCGTTCTTGCAGTCGGCGACTTTTACCAGCTGCCGCCGCTGGGCAGGGCCAAGCCGCTCTGTGTCTACGAGGAGACAGAGTTCGATCTCTGGAGAGAGCGCTTCACCATGGTCAACCTCACTGAGATCATGCGCCAGAAGGATGACCGAGCGTTCGCCGAACTCCTCAATCGACTGCGTATCAAGCGCAAGCAAGATCCTCTGTGCGCTGCGGACAGAGGCTTGCTCATGAGAGCCGTCTCTGACGGCAAAGATTGCCCGCCAGGAACGCTGCACGTCTTTGCCACCAACAAGCAGGTAGATAGTCACAACGCAGCCACCGTGGCCTCCCTGCTTAAAGGGGACGTCAAAATAGCAGCCGAGGACTACAGGAAGGATGTCGCTACCGGCAGGAAGGTGCCTGTGCCCAACATCAAAGGCACCAAGAGAGATTTGCCTGACAGCATAATGGCAGCTGAAGGAGCAAGAGTTATGCTGATCAGGAATCTCAACGTGGAGGATGGCCTTGTCAATGGAACCTTTGGGACCATCTCCACCATTCTGCCTGACAGACGTGACCCCAAAGTCGTGAGCTTTCTTGGACTTAAACTGGATAATACCACAGCGGGACAGACTCTCCGCAAAAAGCTTCTGGGCCCCTCGGACGACTTGGTCTACGTCGAGAGATCCGAGGAGAGCATCGGTCGCAAGGGCGGAGTCGTGAGACGTCAGTTCCCCGTCAAGCTGGCCTTTGCGTGTACAGCCCACAAAGTTCAGGGAATGACGGTGACGTCGGCTGTCGTGAGCCTGAAACGCATGTTTCAGCCAGGCATGGCGTATGTGGCGCTTAGTCGCACCACTTCGCTTCAGGGTCTCACCATCACCGATTTTGATGAGACAAAAATCTATGCTGACCCTGCCATTACGACAGCTTTGGAAGACATGCGCAGCGCGAGTTTCCAGAGTGTTACTCCGCTGTTGCACCGCTTCAACCGGACGGAGCGACCAGACGCAGAGGTGACAATCGTCCATCATAACACCCAAGGGCTTCCATCTCACATGGTGGACCTGAAGTTGCATCACGAACTCAGGTTGGCAGATGTGCTTTGTCTCACCGAGACACATCTCTCAGGGTCCTCTGTATCCTCCTCCTTTGATCTGGAGGGATACACTGTGTTTCACCGCAGCAGACAGGCGTGTTACACCACGTGCAGGGACATGGCGTCAAAGGCCGGGGGTGGAGTTGCCGTGTACTGCAGGAGCGCTCTGATGGCGGAGGCGCCGAGCTGCATGGGACGTGTCACAGATCTCGAATGTCTGGTCGTGAAGGTTGAGGTCCCAGTCAAAGTGCTAATAGCAACTGTGTATAGACCTCCAGATTTTGGTTTGCAAAAGTTTCTGCCAAACCTCAACGCTCTCTTGGACACATTGGAACTGTTGGATCACCACCCtattgttgtttgtggtgaCTTCAATGAAGACCTCCTTTCGAGAGGCAAAAAAAGCATAAGAGATGCACTTCTGTCCAGAGGCTACAACCAATTGATCACAGAGTCTACCACAGACAAGAACACTGTGAttgatcacatttacatttcccaacctgagaaatgtgttcagtcagGTGTTCTCCAAACGTATTATAGCTATCACAGCCCGGTCTATTGCATTTTGACTGGCTAA